In a single window of the Antedon mediterranea chromosome 1, ecAntMedi1.1, whole genome shotgun sequence genome:
- the LOC140048337 gene encoding voltage-dependent calcium channel gamma-5 subunit-like: MRKLPELTLGSKKQPLLTIAMLGLGYLTVFLLIGGLFSDYWIETRELAYHRDFPDSTLQAWVRLHAGLFKACPYEVQHIWIHRNKWKKNNDDGVTDTPAPTETHTVKNGSIKINECAKIPYVNFEFIAPPPNVNSAVLESIRKTTSLVFAGMFFMIIGCAMATFGLTDGVTSSRRHWIFIAGLIFIISGLLMMISLIVFCSCINHAVDENSPRSGEEVFSYYFSASFGVISLAFPLSEMSGVSAMYLYIHHATNTVKDEQMRTRASESMRSSKTNSPDGTQFTIIHGSPYMRGRVYDDRTADVVEM, from the exons ATGCGAAAACTACCAGAACTTACCCTGGGGTCCAAAAAGCAGCCATTGCTGACGATAGCAATGCTAGGTCTTGGATACCTGACTGTGTTCTTGCTGATAGGAGGTCTTTTCAGCGACTACTGGATTGAGACCAGAGAATTGGCTTATCATAGAGACTTTCCCGACTCAACACTGCAAGCGTGGGTTAGGTTGCATGCTGGTCTCTTCAAGGCATGTCCATACGAAG TTCAACATATTTGGATTCATCGaaataaatggaaaaaaaataatgatgacgGTGTTACAGATACACCCGCACCAACAGAAACACATACAGTGAAGAACG GCTCAATCAAGATTAATGAATGTGCAAAAATACCTTATGTCAACTTTGAATTTATTGCTCCGCCACCAAACGTAAATTCGGCAGTTCTCG AGAGTATTCGTAAGACAACATCTCTTGTATTTGCTGGTATGTTCTTTATGATCATTGGGTGTGCTATGGCGACATTTGGATTGACAGATGGAGTAACATCCAGTAGACGCCATTGGATTTTCATAGCCGgtttaatatttatcatttcag GTCTGCTTATGATGATAAGTCTGATAGTATTCTGTTCTTGTATCAACCATGCAGTGGACGAAAACTCACCGCGAAGTGGTGAAGAAGTTTTTTCATATTACTTTTCGGCGTCGTTCGGTGTCATCTCTCTAGCATTTCCATTGAGTGAAATGTCTGGTGTGTCTGCTATGTATCTATATATACACCACGCTACCAATACAGTTAAAGACGAGCAGATGCGGACTCGTGCGTCCGAGTCCATGCGCAGCTCGAAGACAAATTCTCCAGATGGCACCCAGTTTACAATCATTCACGGATCGCCATACATGCGAGGTCGGGTGTATGACGACAGAACCGCTGACGTTGTAGAGATGTAA